The Polyangium aurulentum genomic interval TGTTTCCCACCCTGGCCCTCGGCGACGGGATCCGCGCTCGCAGCCTCGTCCTCGAAGTGCTCCCCCAGTCTCCCGGCGACGAGATCGTCACGCTCGTCGATGCAGGCAAGGCCGGGGCGAGCCTCAGCGCGCCCACGTTCGGCGGACTCAATTTGCAGCTCACGCAGCTGCCCGCGGGGCTCTCGCACATCGTCGAGCCCCTCGCCGCGGGGACGTTCGACGAGAGCACGCCGTGCCCCTCGGTCGTGGTCGCATACAACGAGCCGACCGAAGTCATTCTCTTCCCGCTTTGCCGCGCAGGGCAGAACGGAATCGAATGGAACGTGGGCGGGAAGCTGTCCTCCGTCACCCTCCCCGCGGGAGCCAGCATCGACCACCACGGGGTCGAGGTCGCCGATCTCGATATGGATGGCCACCTCGACCTGATCATCGGAGCGATCGGATTCACCTATGTCGCCTGGGGGCTCGGCGACGGCTCGTTCGTGTCGAAAAAGGTGGACGGTGCGCCGAACCAGGCCGCGCTCTACACCTTGCCGAGCGTGGGCGACGTCGCGCTCTCGCATCCGCTCGCGATCGGGGATCTCAATGCTGACGGCATCTCGGATCTCGTCGACCCTCGCCATGTCCTGATGTCCGGTGGCCCCTTCGGCCATTACTTCGCCTACACGAACTCCGGCGTCCCGTGGACGGAGGCCGTGATCGCCGATCTGAACGGCAATGGCCTGTTCGACGTCGCCGCCAGCTCCTCCGAGGCGCTCGACATCGATTTCTTGAACAACGCAGGCAATGGCTTGTTGAACCACGCCACGCTGTCGACCGAAGGGCTCGTCTCCCACCTCGCGGTGGGCGATTTCGACGGCGATCTCTTGCGCGATCTCGTCTTCGAGGAGATGAGCCAGAAGGGCGAAGACACCGAGGAGCGCATCTCGGTCGCCTTCGGCTCGCCCTTCGGCCCTCCCGCGGCCATGATGAGCCTCGGCCGCCGCGATGACATCCAGCACATCACCACCGGAAAGCTGCTGAACGCGAGCGGCCTCGACGCCATCGACGAGATCCTCGCGACCTCGCAGGACGCCGACAGCGACAGCTTCATCTGGTTCACGGGCCAGAGCTCCCGGATCATCTACGCGCCTTTCCCCCTGTACGCGAGCTCATGGCCTGCGCTGCCCATCGCGCTCACCTTCGGCAACCTGGGCGACGGCACGCCCGACGTCGCGGCGCTCGGCGTCGATTGGGATACGCGCGAGCTGCGGCTCTTTCGCGTCGAGGGGTACGACGATGGCCCCAAGTCGCCTCTGCCGAGCGAGCCCCTCTCCAATCATTTTCATCACGCCGAGGTCATGGAGCTCGACATAGGCCCGCCAAACCTCCGGTACGGGGCCGTCATCGGCGCGGGCGACCTCGACGAGGACGGCACCGACGAGGTCGTGGTCATCGCGGCTTTCGGCTACCGCTGGGATGGCGCGGCCGTGGTCGTCGCCGATTACGATTCCAAGAAGGCCCAGCTCGTCCCTCGCCCCGAGCAGGAGTTTTCGGCCGTTCTCTCGGCCGACGCGACGCTCACGATGGTCGACGCCGACGGAGACACGCACGTCGACGCGCTCCTCACCACGGGGACCGCCGACGAGCCGGGGCCGCTCCTGATCTTCTGGGGCAATGGAAAAGGAGATCTCCGCGTCGACGCTCCGACGGAAGTATCGCCCGACGGACAGGGCGTGCGCAGCGTCGCATGCATGCCGTCGAGCGACGGGAAGGGATGCAAATTGCTGCTCGCATGTGCCACCGGCACGTTCAGCCTGGTCCCGGGCTCGGGCCGGAAGGCCGACGCCTCGCTCGTCCCGAGCCTCCCCGCGGCGCGCGCGCTCGGCGTGGCGGATTTCAACGGCGACAACCTCGACGACGTCGCCGTGCTGACGGAGGAGGGGCTCGATATTTACAGGTCGAAGCCCGAGATGCCATGAAGCGGCTCACCGCCGCCCTGCTCGTGTCGCTGCTCGCCTTTGCCGCGCCCGCGCGGGCCGACAACGGCGAGAACGTCGAGAAGGCGCGCATCCTGTTCAATGCGGGGGCGCAGGCGTACGCCGCCGGCAGGTACGAGGACGCGGTCCATGCCTTTCGCGAGGCGCATTCGCTCACGCCCGAGCGGGCCACGGTCATCTTCTCCCTCGCGCAGGCCGAGCGCCGCCATTACACCGTGGTCCACGATCCCGAGGTGCTGCGCGCCGCCATCGACCATTTTCGGCGCTACCTCGCGCTCGTGCCGGAGGGCGGGCGCCGCGCGGACGCCATCGCCGCCCTCGGCGAGCTGGAGGCGACCCTCTCGGGCCTGCGGGACAAGGCCGAACCCGACGCGGCGCCGCGCGCGCCCCCTCCGGCGCGGATCATGGTCACCACCAATGCGCCCGACGCCGTCATATCGCTCGACGGCGAGGCGCACGCGGAGTCGCCGCTGCTCGAGGTGGTCGGCCCCGGCCGTCACGTCGTGCGGGTCTCGGCCCCGGGTTTCCTCGACGAGCAGCGGCAGGTCGTCGCGGTGGAGGGGGCGCTCGTTCCCATCGAGATCACGCTCCGCGAGCGCCCCTCGTACCTCGCGCTCACCGCTCCGCGCGGCGCGTGGATCGCGATTGATGGCCGGCCTCAGGGCGAAGCGCCGGTCCCGGGTCGGATCGAGCTTGCCCCCGGCCCTCACCTCGTCACGGTGACGCAATGGGGGCACGACGCTCGCGCCGAGCGCGTCGTGCTCGCGCGAGGTCACGTCACGCCGCTCGCGGTCACGCTGCGAACGAGCGATCAGCGGCGCGTCTCGCAGATGCTCGCAGGCGGATTCGCCGCGGGCCTGGTCGGGGGCGCCGTGCTCGCCCTCGGCGCGCTGCGGCAGGAGAACATCGCGAAGCGCGTGCTCGCCGATGCCGAAGTGGAGAACATCAGCGCGACCCAGCTCGAACAGTACAACACGGCCCGGGAATCCCGGGACGCGCTGCGCGTGGCGTCTTATTCGGTGTTCGGCCTGTCGTGCGCGCTCGGGGTCGCGGCGGCGGCTACGTTCTATTTCGACAACCCCAAGCCCCCCCGCGCGCCGCGCATGGTCGGCGTGCAGAGGGGCTCGATCGCGATTCTGCCGGGCGGCGCGGGGGTCGGGATCGGGGGGACGTTCTGAGTCTCTTGCCATAGCCGTCGCCCTGCCGTAGGCGGCGACGTGTTGGGTCATCGTGTGTCCGCGTCCTTCGTGGAGGCTGAGACATCGGTCCGAACGACCCGGATCGGCAGTCTTGCCGCGACGCCCATGCCTCTGGCTCGCACCACCAGATTGGCTTCGACGCACGCTACACCCACGCCGTTCACCTTTTTGCGGTCGAGGAGCGGGAAGCTGACGTTCCCTCCATACCAGTAACCCGGTCGAAGGGTGACGAGCTCGTCCGCGCGGGGCGGCGGAAGAAATGTCTCAATAGACCAGAAATCCAAAAGCTCGGGCTTGCCGCACTCGCGTACCTCTTCCAGAGCCACGGCGAACCACTCGGGCAGGCGCCCGTCAATGACGAAGGTATCGACGGTCGCACCGACGAGGACGCGCCCCTCGAGGAGACGCCCGTCGTAGGATGTGACGTAAAACTCGGCGATCCCCTCTCGCAGCGCCCTTTTGGCGGGCGCTCGCGTGTCCCTCGAAGTCGATGCGCACGCAGTCGTTGCGAGGAGGAGGGCAACGACGCCCGGTCTGGTCATCTGCATCGAAAGGCTCCATCGTCGGCGGGGACGCCTTGGCCATCACCGTGATGCCAACCGCATGCGTGGGCCAGCTCGTGCACCATGGCTTGCGCTTGACATTGAACAGAGGCATCGACCTCGCACCAGTTGACTTCCGGAAGTGGATTCAAGCACGTCGGCCCGCGAGGCGGGACGTAACCACCTACCCGGCCCGTCTCATGCCTGCCCGAGCGCACAGAGCATTCTCCCTGAATCGTATCGGTACAGAGTACCACGCCCTCCGCACACAACCGAAGCACGCAGCTTCGAATACACTGATCCTGGATGCCCTCCGCCTCTGCCCGACAGTCCTCGATCGTTGGAACGTAACGACAGCCGCGGGCGCCAGGCATGGGAGTGCCAGAGACCATGGAGCAGGAGAGCAACCACAGTGTGCCGAGCAAGAAGCACGGACTTCTGCTGGCATCCTTCATCGCTCGCCACCTTACCAGGCAGGTGCGCAACGGAGCAACAGCTCGATCGCTGCGGATGGGGCGCCCGAGCGCCCGCTCTCGCATCCCGCTTCGGCTCCGCGTCCACTGCCGCTCGATACCAGGCCCTTGCTACCTCCCTGCGCCTCCCTGTACTCTCGGAGTACGCTGACACGAGGGGCAAATCATGGACAAACCCAAAGAAGATACCGGCCTCGATCAATATCGCACGCGCGGCGCGTTCACCGTGGCCGGCGTGCGCGGGGACAGTGAAACCCAGGGCATGGAAGCCGAATTCGCCAAGGCGCACCTCGCGCTGAAGGCGCTCGACCGCGACCGTGAAGATCTGGAAGAGACCGTGCAGGAGCACGAAGCGGTGATCGTCTGGCTCGATCGGAGCTGTGACCGAATCATTCGCTCGTTCGAGCTGCGCGCTCTGGATGTCGTCAGCAAAAAGCGCGACGATCCGCGCTATCGCCGCTATTTCCCCGAGGGCCTGCGCGCCGTGACCGAGACCGACGAGCGCGCCGTGCAGCCCAAGCTCGTGCGCGGCATCCTGGCGGCCCTCGATGAAGACAAAGAGAAGCCCGAATTCGCGCCGCTGCACGCGGAGTTCCACGCGAAGCTACTCGCCGCCGTGCAGGCGGTGGAGGCCGCCGACGCAGCCTGCACGAAGGTCGAGGACGAGCTCGGCTACCTCGTGGATCGAAAGATCGCGGAGGCGAAGACCCGCTGGCTCGAGGAGCGCACCAAGCTGCACGCCGAGCTGACCAAGAAGTTCCCGCACGATCCCGCCCGCGTGGAGTCGTACTTCCGGCGCTTCGCGCGCCCCCGGAAGAAGAAGGCCGCGAGCAAGCCCGAGGCAGGGGACAAGTAGCCTTCAGCCTGTCTCCCACGTCCTGGTATGCGGTTTCGCTCACAGATGACGTGCAGAAGTGTCGCAGGAGGCGCCTCCGACGTCGCTTCCGCGTGCGGAGGCGGGCGCGCGAGGCAGCGCGGGAGCGGCTTCTGCGTGACGAAGGCGCGCGTTCGCGTCGGGGCGAGGGGCTTCTGCGTGCCGGAGTCGACGCCAGGGCAGGGGGAGAGCGTCTTCGGCGATCGGGGGGCCGTCAGGGCGCTGCGCTGTCGCGCGCTTCGGCCGGCCGAACAAGACCGAAGTGCCCGTCGAGAACCGCTTCGGTGAGCGGAAAGCGTGCGGGGCGAGCGAAACGGAGCGCCCCCACTCGACACGCTAACGCCCAACCGTTCAGCTCCCCGCCCCCTTCACGAACCGCACCGCATAAATCGGCGGCAGGTGCGCCGAGATCTCCTGCCATCGGTCGCCCCCGTCCTCGCTGATCCACAGCGCGCCCGTGGAGCTGCCGCATGCGAGCACGTCGCCCGTCCCGTCCACGTCGAGCGCGTGGCGATAGACGATATCGTACGCATGCTCCTGCGGCAGGCCTTCGCGCAGCACCGTCCACGTCTTGCCCCCGTCGCGCGTGCGCGAGACGACGACCTTGGCGTCGACCGGCGTCCGGTTCTCGTCCTTCACCGCGGGGACCAGCCAGGCCGTATTGCCGTCGCGCGGGTGCACGGCCACCGCGAAGCCGAAGCTCGCCGGGACCGCCGCGGGCACGTCTTGCCAGTGCGCGCCGCGGTCGGTCGAGCGGAAGACGCCGTTATGGTGCTGCACCCAGATCATGTCGGGGTTCGAGGGACACTGGACGATCCGGTGCGGGTCCTGGATCGACATGTCGTAGCTGCGCTCGGGGGGCATGAACGCGGCGTACATGCCCTCGCCGCGAAGGTCCCACGTGGCCCCGTCGTCCTCCGAGCGCCACACGCCCCCGCAGGAGACGCCCAGCGTGAGCGCGCCCGTGTCCTCGACGCAGATCGAATGAATGCCCGGGAACTCGTAACCGCCGCCGAACCAGGCCTTGCGCTTCGGGTGGTCCCACAACGATTGCACGAGGCTCCACGAATCGCCGTGATCGTCGGAGCGGAAGAGCCCGCCGGGAATCGTGCCGCACCAGAGCGCGCCGTCCTTCTTGCCCGCCTCGAGCGACCAGATCTGCTCGACGCGCCAGGGCCACTCCCGGCCGTCCGGCAGCGTGTCCCGGACGCCGTCCGGCTGCCTCGGATAGGCAGGCGCCGCGATATCTTCCCAGCGCGCGCCGCCGTCGCGCGAGCGGCGCAGCTTCACCCCGAAATGCCCCAGCCCGAGGCCGGCGTAGAGGGTGCCGTCGCGCGGATCGGGAAGCACCATCGAGACCGCGTCGCCGAGGAACGACACGCGCGCGATCGACCACCCCGCGCCCCCGCGCTCCAGTTGAAAAAGACCCTTCCTCGTCGCCACGAGCAGCTGACCGATCATGAGCACCTCATCCCCCCGAAAGGGCTTGCATGACGTAAATCGACGCGCTGTCGCCCACCTCCTCGGCGAGGTGCGTGCGATCGCGCATCTGCGCGCCATCGACGAAGACGACGACGTGCCGGCGCAGCGCGCCCTGGTCGTCGAGCACGTAGCTTCGCACCTTGGGCTCCTCGTGGAAGTAGTTGTCGAGCACCTCGCGCACGGTTCGTCCGGGCACATCGCGCGGAGGGCACGAGACGTGACGCTCGAGGTTGGGCGTGAACGTGACGCGCGCCATTGGAAAAACCATACCGGAGGCGCCGGCGCGAGGTCAACGGCTCGAAGGCCGAGATGGCGCATACGAAGACGACCTACGAGAGGCGTTGACCGCGCGCCGCGGGTTTGTTCTTCTCCACGCCTGGCCCCACACGGCCCAAGGAGGCTCGTCTCGATGGCAATCTCGTTCTATTACGGATCCGGCTCACCTTACGCGTGGAAGGTCTGGCTGGCGCTCGAGCACAAGCAGATCCCCTACGAGTTTCGCCTGCTGTCATTCGATCGCGGCGACACGCGCGCGCCCGAGTTCCTCGCCATCAACCCGCGGGGCAAGATCCCCGTCCTCGTCCACGACGGCGTCGCGATCGCGGAGTCGAACGCGATCGTCGAGTATCTCGAGGAGCGATTCCCCGAGCGCCCGCTCCTGCCCCGCGATCCGGCCGCCCGCGCCCTCGTCCGCCAGCTCGCCGCAGAGGCCGACGGCTATCTCCACGAGCCGCAGCGGAGCCTGTTCCAGGAAACCTTGTACCGCAAGGAAGAGGAGCGCGATCCGGCGCGCATCGCCGAGGTCCAGACCGAGCTGCTCGAGGAGCTCTCGCGATGGGACGCCCGGCTGACGGGCGACTGGCTGGCGGGCGAGCTGTCGCTCGCGGATTTCACCGCTTACCCGCACATCCGCGCGGTGCGGCGCGTGGACGACCGCATGCCCGCGCACGGCCTGGGCGATCGCATGCCGCCGAGGGTCGCGGCCTGGATGAAGCGCGTCGAGGCATTGCCCTATTACGAGA includes:
- a CDS encoding MoaD/ThiS family protein, whose protein sequence is MARVTFTPNLERHVSCPPRDVPGRTVREVLDNYFHEEPKVRSYVLDDQGALRRHVVVFVDGAQMRDRTHLAEEVGDSASIYVMQALSGG
- a CDS encoding PEGA domain-containing protein, with translation MKRLTAALLVSLLAFAAPARADNGENVEKARILFNAGAQAYAAGRYEDAVHAFREAHSLTPERATVIFSLAQAERRHYTVVHDPEVLRAAIDHFRRYLALVPEGGRRADAIAALGELEATLSGLRDKAEPDAAPRAPPPARIMVTTNAPDAVISLDGEAHAESPLLEVVGPGRHVVRVSAPGFLDEQRQVVAVEGALVPIEITLRERPSYLALTAPRGAWIAIDGRPQGEAPVPGRIELAPGPHLVTVTQWGHDARAERVVLARGHVTPLAVTLRTSDQRRVSQMLAGGFAAGLVGGAVLALGALRQENIAKRVLADAEVENISATQLEQYNTARESRDALRVASYSVFGLSCALGVAAAATFYFDNPKPPRAPRMVGVQRGSIAILPGGAGVGIGGTF
- a CDS encoding WD40/YVTN/BNR-like repeat-containing protein, which gives rise to MIGQLLVATRKGLFQLERGGAGWSIARVSFLGDAVSMVLPDPRDGTLYAGLGLGHFGVKLRRSRDGGARWEDIAAPAYPRQPDGVRDTLPDGREWPWRVEQIWSLEAGKKDGALWCGTIPGGLFRSDDHGDSWSLVQSLWDHPKRKAWFGGGYEFPGIHSICVEDTGALTLGVSCGGVWRSEDDGATWDLRGEGMYAAFMPPERSYDMSIQDPHRIVQCPSNPDMIWVQHHNGVFRSTDRGAHWQDVPAAVPASFGFAVAVHPRDGNTAWLVPAVKDENRTPVDAKVVVSRTRDGGKTWTVLREGLPQEHAYDIVYRHALDVDGTGDVLACGSSTGALWISEDGGDRWQEISAHLPPIYAVRFVKGAGS
- a CDS encoding glutathione S-transferase family protein; translated protein: MAISFYYGSGSPYAWKVWLALEHKQIPYEFRLLSFDRGDTRAPEFLAINPRGKIPVLVHDGVAIAESNAIVEYLEERFPERPLLPRDPAARALVRQLAAEADGYLHEPQRSLFQETLYRKEEERDPARIAEVQTELLEELSRWDARLTGDWLAGELSLADFTAYPHIRAVRRVDDRMPAHGLGDRMPPRVAAWMKRVEALPYYEKTIPPHWKG
- a CDS encoding FG-GAP repeat domain-containing protein; amino-acid sequence: MSAGLLAATCAPLPPLGTRTCGNAVIEAFEECDGHASEPGTHCAEPDEEHHCRFTCGGPYRCPTGFQCGRDRVCREPSGEFLSPETGERFASPGRLHIADFNVDGRPDVLLLGHADSYGRRPARLVYPSQPAPPTMSQVLPSVIGPTALGDVEGTEGSPDDIAFADDAGVALLFGHPNRSPEFAMFPTLALGDGIRARSLVLEVLPQSPGDEIVTLVDAGKAGASLSAPTFGGLNLQLTQLPAGLSHIVEPLAAGTFDESTPCPSVVVAYNEPTEVILFPLCRAGQNGIEWNVGGKLSSVTLPAGASIDHHGVEVADLDMDGHLDLIIGAIGFTYVAWGLGDGSFVSKKVDGAPNQAALYTLPSVGDVALSHPLAIGDLNADGISDLVDPRHVLMSGGPFGHYFAYTNSGVPWTEAVIADLNGNGLFDVAASSSEALDIDFLNNAGNGLLNHATLSTEGLVSHLAVGDFDGDLLRDLVFEEMSQKGEDTEERISVAFGSPFGPPAAMMSLGRRDDIQHITTGKLLNASGLDAIDEILATSQDADSDSFIWFTGQSSRIIYAPFPLYASSWPALPIALTFGNLGDGTPDVAALGVDWDTRELRLFRVEGYDDGPKSPLPSEPLSNHFHHAEVMELDIGPPNLRYGAVIGAGDLDEDGTDEVVVIAAFGYRWDGAAVVVADYDSKKAQLVPRPEQEFSAVLSADATLTMVDADGDTHVDALLTTGTADEPGPLLIFWGNGKGDLRVDAPTEVSPDGQGVRSVACMPSSDGKGCKLLLACATGTFSLVPGSGRKADASLVPSLPAARALGVADFNGDNLDDVAVLTEEGLDIYRSKPEMP